In the Methanobrevibacter thaueri genome, one interval contains:
- a CDS encoding magnesium transporter, whose translation MKEQQKKIRSPLSVISTFPDFVEEHSSVIKESLIALLICAIGDLCAGIILGKMTFFLEAFPGLLVIIPGAIGMRGNIFGSFASRLSTNLHIGIISAKFEFSEELNYNIFSSFVLTLVLSLFLAIIAKALCILLHQPSMSVLDFILISVIAGVISNLIMLPITMIVSFKSFEHGWDPDNITSPIIAAFGDLFTLPAIIASVFILQAMKFNMMFKDCVLVIILIAVAVSFVYCYRLSYETKSILKQSTPVLLLCSLLGGAAGGILNSAVETLLTNPSLLTLLPLFSGECGSLISILGARLSSGLHSGLVEPFKKPEGEAVHNFIISFILAIIVFPLIGLLAEGSSYGLGVTGVGFDKILMISTFAGLILVAIMVTIVYYVSITSYNNNLDPDNIVIPISTSITDSISSLILISVSLLILGVLI comes from the coding sequence GTGAAAGAACAACAGAAGAAGATTCGCAGTCCACTATCTGTAATTTCAACATTTCCTGATTTTGTTGAAGAACACAGTTCTGTAATCAAAGAAAGCCTGATAGCCCTATTGATTTGTGCAATAGGCGATTTATGTGCAGGTATTATTTTGGGTAAGATGACCTTTTTCCTTGAAGCTTTTCCAGGATTACTGGTAATTATCCCTGGAGCCATTGGAATGAGGGGAAACATTTTTGGTTCTTTTGCCTCAAGGCTATCAACAAACCTTCACATTGGTATAATATCTGCAAAATTCGAATTTTCAGAAGAGCTGAACTATAACATATTCTCATCATTTGTTTTGACACTTGTCCTGTCATTGTTTTTAGCAATAATTGCAAAGGCATTATGTATTCTACTGCATCAGCCTTCAATGAGCGTACTCGATTTCATTTTAATCAGCGTAATTGCCGGTGTGATTTCAAACCTGATTATGCTTCCGATAACAATGATTGTATCATTCAAGAGTTTTGAGCACGGATGGGACCCGGATAATATCACAAGTCCAATCATAGCGGCATTCGGTGATCTTTTCACATTGCCGGCAATCATAGCTTCAGTGTTTATCCTACAGGCAATGAAGTTTAACATGATGTTTAAGGATTGTGTTCTCGTTATAATATTAATAGCCGTTGCGGTTAGTTTTGTTTATTGCTACAGGTTATCATATGAAACCAAATCCATCTTAAAGCAATCCACCCCGGTTTTACTCTTGTGTTCCCTTTTGGGAGGAGCGGCCGGAGGAATCTTGAACTCTGCAGTTGAAACATTGCTTACAAATCCGAGCCTGCTTACATTGTTACCTTTATTCTCAGGTGAGTGCGGTAGCCTCATCAGTATTTTGGGTGCAAGATTGTCATCAGGACTTCACTCCGGTTTGGTCGAACCGTTTAAAAAACCGGAAGGGGAAGCTGTTCACAACTTTATAATCAGCTTTATTTTAGCCATTATAGTGTTCCCATTAATAGGCCTTTTGGCTGAAGGTTCTTCCTATGGGCTTGGCGTAACCGGTGTAGGATTTGATAAGATACTTATGATTTCAACATTTGCGGGACTGATTTTGGTTGCAATCATGGTGACTATCGTCTATTACGTGTCAATCACATCATATAACAATAACCTGGACCCGGATAACATCGTGATTCCTATTTCAACAAGTATCACAGACTCAATTTCAAGCCTGATATTGATTTCAGTTTCATTGCTTATATTGGGCGTTTTAATTTAG
- a CDS encoding Zn-ribbon domain-containing OB-fold protein: MSDTVRTWRHIQQRYNLIGSKCNTCGEVFFPSRVVCPNCRRKGDLEPFQFSGKGKIYTYSVIRSAPDDFKKSAPYAVAVIELEEGAKLTTQLVDCDVDSLEIGDDVEMVFRRVREDGEDGVISYGYKFKVIK, encoded by the coding sequence ATGTCCGATACTGTAAGAACATGGCGTCATATACAACAGAGATATAATCTTATAGGTTCCAAATGTAACACCTGTGGTGAAGTATTCTTCCCATCTCGTGTTGTTTGTCCTAACTGTAGGAGAAAAGGAGACCTTGAACCTTTCCAATTTTCAGGAAAAGGAAAAATATACACTTATTCAGTAATCAGATCAGCACCTGATGACTTTAAAAAATCAGCTCCATATGCTGTAGCTGTCATCGAACTTGAAGAAGGTGCAAAATTAACCACACAACTAGTCGATTGCGATGTGGATTCACTTGAAATCGGCGACGATGTTGAAATGGTATTTAGAAGAGTTAGAGAGGATGGAGAAGACGGAGTAATCTCATATGGATACAAATTCAAAGTTATCAAGTAA
- the cfbA gene encoding sirohydrochlorin nickelochelatase, producing MDTNSKLSSNTGVILVSHGSTLPYAEEVFTEIKQKFIKKTGLAAEIGYMKVSEPTIAGAVDILKEEIDDLDKIIALPVFLAPGIHTNIDIPQLLGLEPLEEDPRCPDGNYPPEHYLSIAPDVDFDGEIELLSSIGPRDELLDIIDKRIQEALAESKLGDDAKTGILLVTHGSRLNYNKEFATALYNKFEKTCELPSSFGFMELCGPSIPESINKLVDENGLERLVVIPVFIAPGMHTTHDIPHILGFLDDHEHEHSHSHDHGDHDHVHDLTPVEFDGEILYPEPIKADDILIDILAKMIDGK from the coding sequence ATGGATACAAATTCAAAGTTATCAAGTAATACCGGTGTAATTCTCGTCAGCCACGGCAGTACCTTGCCCTACGCTGAAGAGGTGTTCACTGAAATAAAACAGAAATTTATCAAAAAGACTGGTCTTGCGGCTGAAATAGGATACATGAAAGTTTCAGAGCCTACTATTGCTGGTGCTGTAGACATTCTAAAAGAGGAAATTGATGATTTGGATAAAATCATCGCTCTTCCTGTATTTTTAGCTCCAGGAATTCACACCAACATCGACATTCCGCAATTGTTAGGTCTTGAACCTTTGGAGGAAGATCCGAGATGTCCCGACGGTAACTATCCGCCTGAACATTATTTGTCAATAGCTCCCGATGTCGATTTTGACGGCGAAATTGAACTTTTAAGTTCAATCGGCCCGAGGGATGAGCTTTTGGATATCATAGATAAAAGGATTCAAGAGGCATTGGCCGAATCCAAATTAGGCGACGATGCAAAAACCGGAATTTTGCTTGTAACCCACGGTTCCAGATTGAATTACAACAAGGAATTCGCAACCGCATTATACAATAAGTTTGAAAAGACCTGCGAATTGCCTTCAAGCTTTGGATTTATGGAATTGTGCGGACCAAGCATTCCTGAATCAATTAACAAACTTGTCGATGAGAACGGACTGGAAAGGCTTGTTGTCATACCTGTCTTCATTGCTCCTGGAATGCACACAACCCATGATATTCCACACATCCTAGGATTTTTGGATGACCATGAACATGAGCATTCACATTCACATGACCATGGCGACCACGACCATGTGCATGACTTGACTCCGGTCGAGTTCGATGGAGAGATATTATATCCGGAGCCTATCAAAGCGGACGATATCCTAATAGACATTTTAGCTAAAATGATTGATGGAAAATGA
- the cfbA gene encoding sirohydrochlorin nickelochelatase, which yields MSDKTGILLLSHGSRLDDGEEVIKAYKEMYAEEFPDMPVEYGFMEIRKPGIPETIKKLTEENDLEKIIVVPVFVAHGLHTKRDIPGMLGIESDFESEEGHHHHHHDHDDHDHGHSHGHHHHHHHDHDEEPVKFDGEIVLTDPLGIDKRMYEIIKDRVSEHL from the coding sequence ATGTCAGATAAAACAGGAATATTATTATTGTCACACGGTTCAAGATTGGACGATGGTGAGGAAGTAATTAAGGCTTATAAGGAAATGTATGCAGAAGAGTTTCCGGACATGCCGGTGGAATATGGTTTCATGGAAATCAGAAAACCGGGAATCCCTGAAACAATCAAGAAATTAACAGAAGAAAACGATTTGGAAAAAATCATCGTTGTACCGGTCTTTGTCGCACATGGATTACATACAAAAAGGGACATTCCAGGAATGCTTGGCATTGAAAGCGATTTTGAGTCAGAAGAAGGTCATCATCACCACCATCATGACCACGATGACCACGACCATGGACACAGTCACGGACATCATCATCACCACCATCACGACCACGATGAAGAGCCTGTCAAATTCGATGGCGAAATCGTTCTAACAGATCCTTTGGGAATCGACAAAAGAATGTATGAAATCATCAAGGACAGAGTTTCAGAACACTTATAG
- a CDS encoding type II toxin-antitoxin system RelE family toxin — protein MELEFKRSALKQLKYYKKKNPIAYKLIREKLEEILNNPEDSDYKKVKKYPKYKRARKGNYRICFRVDNNCIYIGRIEDRSKVYQ, from the coding sequence ATGGAACTTGAATTTAAACGTTCTGCTTTAAAACAATTGAAATACTATAAAAAGAAAAATCCAATAGCTTATAAATTGATTCGTGAAAAATTAGAAGAAATATTAAACAATCCTGAAGACAGCGATTATAAAAAAGTAAAAAAATATCCAAAATACAAAAGAGCAAGAAAAGGAAATTATAGAATCTGTTTTAGAGTAGACAACAATTGCATTTATATTGGACGAATTGAAGATCGCTCAAAAGTATATCAATAG
- the thiL gene encoding thiamine-phosphate kinase, whose amino-acid sequence MTLKVSDIGEKELVRYIISNSKDITPDDTAITNFNDTNLISTCDMLIQSRHFPKNMTYFDMGFKAVTVNVSDLAAMGAEPLGFLLAIAIPKDLRLDDFKEIIDGVLKACDYYSIPLIGGDTNEASEIIINGTALGLSDSPLMKDTYHKGDLIAVTGDIGLAALGFELDTWDNVYVKHALRPEAKIKEGLILKDYATSATDITDGLASELYEIKKDDYGFMIYEEMLNVSDEYKQLADKLGLDYLDLILHVGEDFELLFTISRENLEKLPIDCIVIGEVNDSDVIELTLENGFVERIKNEGYEHYVSE is encoded by the coding sequence ATGACCTTGAAAGTCTCAGACATCGGTGAAAAGGAACTGGTTAGATATATTATTTCCAATTCCAAAGATATCACACCGGATGACACCGCAATAACCAATTTCAACGATACAAACCTGATTTCCACATGTGACATGCTAATCCAGTCAAGGCATTTTCCAAAGAACATGACATATTTTGACATGGGATTCAAGGCAGTCACAGTCAATGTTAGTGATCTTGCGGCCATGGGAGCCGAACCTTTAGGTTTCTTACTTGCAATAGCTATTCCTAAGGATTTAAGATTGGATGACTTTAAAGAAATCATTGATGGGGTTTTGAAGGCTTGCGATTACTATTCAATTCCATTGATTGGCGGAGACACCAATGAGGCGTCCGAAATTATCATTAACGGAACGGCATTAGGTTTGAGTGATAGCCCGTTAATGAAGGATACCTATCACAAAGGCGATTTGATAGCCGTCACCGGCGATATCGGCCTTGCAGCATTAGGCTTTGAACTGGACACTTGGGATAATGTTTATGTCAAACATGCCTTAAGGCCAGAGGCAAAGATTAAGGAAGGATTAATACTAAAGGATTATGCGACATCCGCAACGGACATCACCGATGGGCTTGCAAGCGAACTGTATGAGATTAAAAAGGACGATTATGGCTTCATGATTTATGAGGAGATGCTGAACGTTTCCGATGAGTACAAGCAATTGGCCGACAAATTGGGCCTTGATTATCTGGATTTGATTCTTCATGTCGGCGAGGACTTTGAGCTGTTGTTTACAATATCAAGGGAGAATCTGGAGAAATTGCCGATTGACTGCATCGTGATTGGTGAGGTAAACGATTCCGATGTCATTGAGCTTACATTGGAAAACGGCTTTGTTGAAAGAATTAAGAATGAGGGTTATGAGCATTATGTTAGTGAGTAG
- the amrS gene encoding AmmeMemoRadiSam system radical SAM enzyme, whose protein sequence is MLVSSDLYKKSSKTQKIRCEICANYCKIADGNVGICCQHKNINGELFDESYGIVSSLSPDPVEKKPLNHFLPGTFTYSIGGFGCNMACLHCQNYMISQEYDKYSRGIKITPEAIVENALKFNCKSIAWTYNEPTIHLPFNKKTSLLARQKNLKVIYVTNGYFSDKSIEEVLGFVDAFNIDLKSMSADFYKKVCRADLDVVLNNIKRVYDEGKHLEITNLIINDYNDSISQISALCDFVLEELGPEVPLHFSRAFPYYKMNDIEPTRAEILYKAREIAKDKGIKNVHLGNI, encoded by the coding sequence ATGTTAGTGAGTAGTGATTTGTACAAGAAAAGTTCCAAGACTCAAAAGATTCGCTGTGAGATTTGCGCAAACTATTGCAAGATAGCCGACGGCAATGTGGGAATTTGCTGTCAGCACAAGAACATCAACGGCGAGCTGTTTGACGAGTCATATGGTATTGTCTCATCACTTTCGCCTGATCCCGTCGAGAAGAAGCCATTGAATCATTTCCTGCCGGGCACTTTCACATATTCGATAGGCGGTTTTGGATGCAACATGGCCTGTTTGCATTGCCAGAACTATATGATATCACAGGAATATGACAAGTATTCAAGAGGCATTAAGATAACACCAGAAGCGATTGTGGAAAATGCACTTAAATTCAATTGCAAGTCAATTGCTTGGACCTATAATGAACCTACCATACACTTGCCTTTCAACAAGAAAACTTCCCTGTTGGCAAGGCAGAAAAACCTCAAGGTTATTTACGTCACAAACGGATACTTCTCCGACAAGTCCATTGAGGAGGTGTTGGGTTTTGTCGACGCCTTCAATATTGACCTCAAGTCAATGTCAGCCGATTTTTACAAAAAGGTCTGCCGGGCGGATTTGGATGTAGTTCTGAATAACATAAAAAGGGTCTATGATGAGGGCAAGCACCTTGAAATAACAAATTTGATAATCAATGATTATAACGATTCAATTTCCCAAATTTCTGCCTTATGCGATTTTGTACTTGAGGAATTGGGTCCTGAAGTGCCGCTGCATTTCTCAAGGGCATTCCCATACTATAAAATGAATGACATTGAGCCGACAAGGGCTGAAATACTCTATAAGGCAAGGGAGATAGCCAAGGATAAAGGAATCAAAAATGTTCATTTAGGAAACATTTAA
- a CDS encoding zinc metalloprotease, whose protein sequence is MKFTKNEVRDLIIAFIVLSVAFAISSVRLDVHQFVSILPIVMVGVALGSIVHELGQKYIAAKYGYEAEFKAWPLGLLISLASSFIGIVFAMPGSVFTNDDNMDDEINGRIAIAGPMANMALAILFIVIAALIFPLKAYSNVFTLIYLICTVGFSVNSFLATFNLFPLYTLDGTKIMKWDPKIWIIIFAISGIMLLSSITIGAEKMVQFIIMRS, encoded by the coding sequence ATGAAATTTACAAAGAATGAAGTAAGGGATTTAATCATTGCATTCATTGTACTTTCAGTCGCTTTTGCAATATCAAGTGTAAGACTAGATGTCCATCAATTCGTTTCAATTTTACCGATTGTCATGGTGGGTGTAGCCTTAGGGTCTATAGTGCATGAGCTTGGACAGAAATACATTGCAGCAAAATATGGTTATGAAGCCGAATTTAAAGCATGGCCCCTTGGATTATTAATATCACTTGCATCATCATTTATCGGAATCGTATTTGCAATGCCGGGTTCAGTTTTTACTAATGATGACAATATGGATGATGAGATAAATGGCAGAATCGCAATTGCCGGACCGATGGCTAATATGGCTCTTGCAATCCTATTCATAGTAATTGCAGCTTTAATATTTCCTTTAAAAGCATACTCTAATGTTTTTACATTAATATATTTAATTTGCACTGTAGGATTCTCTGTTAATAGTTTTTTAGCTACATTTAACTTATTTCCCCTTTACACATTAGATGGAACAAAAATTATGAAGTGGGATCCTAAAATCTGGATTATTATATTCGCAATATCTGGAATAATGCTTTTGTCATCCATAACAATCGGTGCGGAAAAGATGGTTCAATTCATCATTATGAGAAGTTAG
- a CDS encoding DUF2149 domain-containing protein produces the protein MVRSRQRRRERVEEDPMAGTSNLVDAMLVIAVGFLVFVIISWNMQAMIDPSENIQEQMQQKTTEIDQGTQLDEAPDTSNSSGQGYTEMGKVYKDPSTGKLIMVEG, from the coding sequence ATGGTTAGAAGCAGACAGCGTAGGCGTGAGCGTGTTGAGGAAGATCCGATGGCCGGAACATCCAACTTGGTGGATGCTATGCTGGTTATTGCTGTTGGTTTTCTGGTTTTTGTTATTATTTCCTGGAATATGCAGGCGATGATTGATCCAAGTGAGAATATTCAGGAGCAGATGCAGCAGAAGACTACTGAGATTGATCAGGGCACTCAGTTGGATGAGGCTCCGGATACCAGTAACAGTTCAGGTCAGGGTTATACCGAGATGGGTAAGGTTTATAAGGATCCGTCGACGGGCAAGCTCATCATGGTCGAAGGGTAG